GACCAAGAGATTATTGCCCTTTGCGCAGCTAACGCCCGCGTCTAGCTCCATCTGGCTCGTGCCGCTGCCTTCGATGTTTAAATTTATGAGCCTGACGTTTTTTGCCGTTACTTTTATCACGCTTGATTTGCGGTCGCCTCGTATCACGGCGCCATCGCCTTTGCCTATTATCGAGAGCGGTTTATCGATTATGATATTTCCCTCGTAAAGTCCGTCGTTTAGGCGCAAGATGTCGCCTGGGTCGGCAGCGTTTATAGCGTCTTGCAGCGGACCGGCGAAGGCCGTCAAATTTAGCGCGCAAAAGAGCAAAAGCTTAAATTTCATTTCGCGTCTTTGAGCTCTTTTTTCTTTGAAAATACGGCTAGGATACAAAGCGCGCTCATGGCCATCATCACCCAAAATCCTATGCTAGGATACGAGTGCGTCGTAAACTGCGCGACCTTGCCGTCGCCAAGCACGGTCGGCATAAACGGTTTTATCTTAAACGCGCCCCACTCTTGCATATTGTGTCCATACCAGTATAGCCAGCCCGCAAACGCGCCCATAAAAAGTAGCGGAGCGATGGTCGGAAGCACCATGAGCAGGGAGTTAAATTTGCCGTCGTAGTATAAAAAGGCTAGCATGCAAAGCGTGGAAATGAGCAGATAATAAGGCGCAATCGCGCGCTCGACGTTGCCGCCGTGCTCCATCGGATACATGCCGATGTAGTGGTTTATGGTGTTCATCTCGTGCACGTCGCCGCCGTATCCGTCAACGTGAAAATAAACCGGAATGCCGTCGGGAAAGGCGTCTTTTGGGTAGTTTGGCGCTTCAAGCGCGACGTACCAGATAGGAAAAGAGGGCGTGCCGATCTCGGCTTTTTGCTCGATCATTTTTTCTAGGCTGCTTGCGACATCCTTTGGCATCAGGTGGTTTTTGTACTGAAACGAGGTGTAAAGGTCGTAAATTTTATACGAATACCCGGCGAGCGGCTCGCCCGCGGCGATCTTGGCTTTGGCTCCGAAAAAGCCCAGCACCGGGATCGTAAAACAAACGGTCATCAAGACTAACGCGATAATAGTGTAAATTTGATACTTCTTCATCGTTTCTCCTTTATTAAATTTAAAAAATTTTTCGCAAAACGCTTTTTAAATTTAACGTAGGAGGCTCGGATTACGCGCGCCGAGCCTCAAATTTAGCGGACTGATTCGGACCGCTAAGCCCGAATCAAATTTGGATTACATTCCCGCGTTTTCGTCGATCCATTTTAGATATTCGATGATATCTTTGATCTCTTGATCGCTCATGTGCTGATTAGGCATCCTGAGGTTAAAGAAATCTATCATAGATTTGACGTACTCGTCGCCGTAAAATTTAGACGGATCTTTGATAAAGTCAAACACCCATTTCTCGCCGTTTTCATGGCGTAAAAGAACGCCGGTTAGATCTGGACCCGAGCTAACCTGACCGATGACGTGGCAGCCGTTACAACCGCCTTTTAGATAGGCTTCCTCACCTTTGGAGGCAGCCGGGCTCATAGGCGTGGCGATCTCTTTAGCGAGATTGTTTTTGGCTCTTAGGCCGACGTCCGCGGTTTTAACCATATACTGCCATACTTGGTACTCCCATAATATCGCGCCGTTTACGTCGCCTTTTTTGTAGGCTTCGTCAGCTTTTGCTTTTACTTCAGGGATTTTGCCGTATTGATCCAGCGCGTCGGTAACTAGCTCTTTTACCTTAGGATATTTTTCATAATGCTTTTCTTTCAAATAAGTAACGACGCTTTGAATAACTTCGTCGGTAGCTTTGTTTGTAGCGATTACTTTATCGTATTCGGCTTTTAGAGCTTCCGGGCTTAGGGTTTTTAGCTTGCTTGCTTTGGCGGATTCGTATTTTTTGTTCGGATCTTTAACTAGCAAGTAACCCATCATCTCAAGGTGCAATGCAGAGCAAAATTCGGTGCAGTAGTAAGGGAATACGCCCTCTTCATCCGCTACGAAATTTACGGTCGCTGTTTTACCCGGCTCTAAAGAGGCGTGGATGTTGTAAAGATCCACTGTAAAGCCGTGCGTCTCGTCCTGGGCGCGCTCTAGGTTTGTTAGGTGGATAGTTACGTTGTCGCCTTTATTTACCTCGATGTGTTCAGGGTTGATGTGGCTTCTGATCATCGTAGCGTAGACGGTTACGTTTTTGCCGTTGCGCTCGACTCTCTCTTGTCCTGCAAGAGTTACGAACGGACTTTCTTTACCCGTGCGAGAGTTTGTTCCCATCGTGTAGGTAGTAGCCGGTTTTAGCTTGCTAGCTGCGATAGAAACTACGTCGTGAGGCTCGCCAAGAGGTATCGGCATATCGTATAAAAGCTCCATCTTTGCACCCGTGATGTCGATAAGCTGGTGGTTTTGCGGGTGAAGAGGACCTACCGGGTTAAAGCGATCGATCGAAAGTTTATCAAGAGCGATAGCGTATTTGCCCTTAGGTTTTGACGATTTTCCCTCCATAGTATCCAGGTGACCGATGTTGTAGTGGACGTTGATTCTATCTAGGACTTTTAGATTTTTATAGTCCCATTTCACGATCTGGCTATCGACGTAAAGAGAGGTATAGATGATGCCGTCTTTTTCGTCAAAAGAGTTGTGCAGAGGTCCAAGGCCAAGTTCGACTTGTCCTTGCAAGCTCTTTGCCATATCAAGCACCGGGATGCCGTACGGATCGGTGCCGGCGAACTCTTTTTTGTCGATCAAATTTTTGATCTTTTTAAAATCATAAACCGTCGCGTGAGTATCTAGCTTACCGCCGATAACGATGTAGCGGCCGTCAGGAGTGACGTCTACGCCGTGCGGGCTCTTTGGCTCAGGGATCAAAAATAGCGCGCCGGCTTTAACCGCGGCGTCTAAGGTAACTACTCTATGGCCGTTTATCTCCATGTAGTTTTTCTTATCCTGAGCTAGCTTTTCTAAAATTTGCCAGTTATAAACGTGCAAATAGTCCGTGTCGTTTCTGCTCGCGCCCGCTTCAAACGGAGGCAAGCCCTTTTCGATACCGCCCGTATACATCTCGGAGTTTATCGAGTTTGTAAACGCCCAGCCGAAGCTCTCGCCCTTACCGGCGTCGCTTAGATCCTGCCAATACGGAGGAAGTTCGAGCGAGAAGGAAGCTTTCTCGTCTATCTTGCCTTTTGGATAGTCAAATTTCCAAAACGTTACAGCGCCACGGAAAACCGCTTCGTACTCGTCCATCGAGTGGTAGCCGTTATCTAGCGGAGCCGCGTATTGCGCTGCTTCGATGACGTATTCGCTGTTTGGAGTGATAAAGCTACCGCCGTGTTCGCTTTTCATGATAGGGTTAACCACGATCTGAGTCGTCTCGAAATCGTGTAAATTTATCACCGCGATGCGAGGGTTGGCCTTGTCGTTGATGAAAAGATAATCGCCGACGTATTCGCCGTTTTTCTCGGTTAATGCAGGATGGTGAGTGTCGCCCCACGAAAGTTCCTTGCCTCTAATCGCGCCGCTTTTTAGGATAGCCTTAGACTCCTCATCAAAGCCGTATCCCTGCCAAGGCTCTGGCGTAAAGACGCCGATAAATTTGTAAATCCTCATCGAAGGTACGCCGTAAACCATCACCTGTCCGCTTTGGCCTCCTGAGGAAAAGACGATATAGTCGTCTTTTTTACCGCTTGGCTGATATGTTTTAGCAGCCGCTAGGACGTCTTTTTCCGTTAGTCCGCGCGCTTTCATGATAGCTTGTAGGTCGCTATCCGATGCACACGCACTGCTAACGGAAAACGCGAGGCCCGCAGCCGCAACGATACCGCAACTAAGTAGTTTGTTCATTGAAAATCTCCTTTCCTAAGATTTTTTCTTGTAAATTTGGATCTCGCCGTTTATGCTAACGGCTATGACGCTATCTTCGTCGTTAAAAATTTTTATCACGGCGTCAGAGTTTTTGCCTATTTTTTCTATCTGTTTAAACTCCGCGTCGCTTCGTAAAATTTCGCCGTTTCCAAGCCCGATATAAACTTTATCCTGCACGACCAGTAGGCTTTTAACGCGCGAATTTGAGATTTTGTAAATTTGAATTTCTGCGTCCGTCAAATTTGCGTTTGCTTTGCCGCTAGTCAAATTTAAATCCGCTTTGTTTTGCGCGTTTTTGACGGCAGTCAAATTTGAGCTAGCGTTGTCTTTGCCGTTTGTTTGCGTCAAATTTGCTTCGGCGTCAAATTTGAGACTAGCTATCTCGCCGCTAGCAAGTCCGAAAATCACGCCCGAGTTTATCTCCGCCGCGCTCAGAGCTACGGATTTTAACTTGCCTAGGTTTTTTGCCTTCATGGTGCTTAAATTTACGGTAAAAACCGATCTATCCCAGCTAGTTATCAGCGCAGTACTGTTTAAAATTTGACAGGTTGCGATACAGTATGCGCCGTTAAGATCCGCGCGCATCAGCTTTTTTGACGCAAGATCGTAAGAGATAAAGGCATTTTTGCCGGCGACCGCGTAAATTTTGCCGTTTGCGACGTGAAGGTGCGTTACCTGCGCATCAAGGCTTAAATTTGAAAGATTTAGCGCGCTAGCATAAGAGCTAAAATTATCGC
This region of Campylobacter showae CSUNSWCD genomic DNA includes:
- the nosZ gene encoding Sec-dependent nitrous-oxide reductase gives rise to the protein MNKLLSCGIVAAAGLAFSVSSACASDSDLQAIMKARGLTEKDVLAAAKTYQPSGKKDDYIVFSSGGQSGQVMVYGVPSMRIYKFIGVFTPEPWQGYGFDEESKAILKSGAIRGKELSWGDTHHPALTEKNGEYVGDYLFINDKANPRIAVINLHDFETTQIVVNPIMKSEHGGSFITPNSEYVIEAAQYAAPLDNGYHSMDEYEAVFRGAVTFWKFDYPKGKIDEKASFSLELPPYWQDLSDAGKGESFGWAFTNSINSEMYTGGIEKGLPPFEAGASRNDTDYLHVYNWQILEKLAQDKKNYMEINGHRVVTLDAAVKAGALFLIPEPKSPHGVDVTPDGRYIVIGGKLDTHATVYDFKKIKNLIDKKEFAGTDPYGIPVLDMAKSLQGQVELGLGPLHNSFDEKDGIIYTSLYVDSQIVKWDYKNLKVLDRINVHYNIGHLDTMEGKSSKPKGKYAIALDKLSIDRFNPVGPLHPQNHQLIDITGAKMELLYDMPIPLGEPHDVVSIAASKLKPATTYTMGTNSRTGKESPFVTLAGQERVERNGKNVTVYATMIRSHINPEHIEVNKGDNVTIHLTNLERAQDETHGFTVDLYNIHASLEPGKTATVNFVADEEGVFPYYCTEFCSALHLEMMGYLLVKDPNKKYESAKASKLKTLSPEALKAEYDKVIATNKATDEVIQSVVTYLKEKHYEKYPKVKELVTDALDQYGKIPEVKAKADEAYKKGDVNGAILWEYQVWQYMVKTADVGLRAKNNLAKEIATPMSPAASKGEEAYLKGGCNGCHVIGQVSSGPDLTGVLLRHENGEKWVFDFIKDPSKFYGDEYVKSMIDFFNLRMPNQHMSDQEIKDIIEYLKWIDENAGM